GTTCCCAAAGCAGTCATCCTAAAGTGATCGAGAGCAACTGATAACATACAGTAGGTAAACTATCTGGTGCAGTACCTGAAGAAGCAAACACATGCTGCTTTACCACCAATATTGACTGACAGATCCCAAGCAATGTCTGCCCTCTGTGAGTCCACAACACATCCAGAAATCTACAAATTACTCACAACATAAAGTCAAGACATAAACAGAAgcaactggaaaaaaaagggggtCGAAGAGATTAATCAAAAACTTCATTAACAGCCTCTTAATTCAAATCATTTTCTGGTTCTGGTATCAGAACATGTGGCAATCCCTCTTCATCGTTCTCTTCACTGTCCATTCCAATGTGTATAATCCATGTTACACTAAGCAGTCTAACACATCTCATGTCTCTGCCGATGACAGTACGAGAAGATTCGTGTGCCGACACTGTCCCAGGAAGGGATCCAGACAAATTGAAGGATGCCGTCAGGGGGATCACATGTCATCCTCTTCGTCTTCGTCCTGAGAGGAGCCGGCCTGCTGGGCGGCGCTGGCAGATGCTGCTGCCATCTGTGCCTGTTGGGCGGCCTGCTGCATCTGTAACCACTCCTGCTGGGCGAGCTCTGCCTGCTGCTGTCGTGCCTGCAGACATAAAGAAGAACTGAGATGAGATATGTGATAAAAACAGTACATAGAGGTTATTAAAGTTATAACCAAGGATTAGCATGGTGTTAAATAAGAGCTGCACAAAATGAAATCACAGAAAAGGCATCCCAATCACTAGAACTGTTTTGCCAGCATCACAACTGAACAGGTTCAAGCTTTTTGTAACGTACCAGCAGTAGCTGCAGGGTTTTAGCCGTGcatattttgtgtttactcagacagaaagacatagttaaagctggggtctGCAGATTATTCTATAAGCATTCTGTTACAACTGTGCATatctgtgtccagtgtgttcatatgtgttcggtgtgttttatatgtgttcagtgtattcatatgtgtctggtgtgtatatatgtgggatgaggtgcacAATTGCTGTGAGCcggttcatacatgtattcctgtacagacggtggcaacaaatctccttattaaggacaaataaagattgatcgatcgatctatctatctatctatctatctatctcatccaaaacactcaacccacgattccaTTCGAATCTTGATTTTTTGTTCATGATACAATTCACGATTCTCTaatgattttcaagaaaactggattgaactcaaaattgaaataactattattttatttcaattctcagatatgaaCAGTTGcaatatgtattttttctcttatatttccttgtaaacaaagtaatcctctttcatttttttttttttaaataatttttttgggcctttttgcctttatttgataggacagctgaagagagacaggaaatgtggggagtagagagtgggggaagacatgcaggaaatggttgtcCGGCCGGTAATCGagccggcaacccctgcgacgaggactgtagcctctgtatgtggggcgcttaaacctctaggccaacagcgcccctcctctttcatttttaagatttgttgtaactcaaataaaaacacttcacactttttttcagcaccttgcaaaaaaactaaaatcaccgtTCAAAAATACcatgttggaaaatttcagaacagttatagagaaatggaaagtgaacgattcccaaatgaaagtattaaatattaaaacaaataaggtcaatctctttaaattagggatgtcaatttcaagtattttctgtgatcaatctttgggaaatgttaacgatcaattatagtttaatcattaaaaaaacgtgaacgttttccatgtcaaaaataatgacaaatgcgttttttcccccctAAATCAAATCTTCCTTCACGACACTGTGTATATTACTGACATATTAAACAGATactgatcatattgaggtgttcaaaatgtaaacacgctgaatatcatcgtgaggagcaggcttataaataatctccttAGACGCATGTtaatagagtgaagactcagactacaacatgtggatttactgcaacaggacaactgaacagaataaGACTTTGGACTCATAGTGTCCAGTTTtttcgttcttattgagaaaaataagcatgtgaacgtaggtcagaatcagtctggCGGCgaagaaaaaaagcgctcgtggagacctgtcactcagcccctagctgagcgtctccgctgtgagcaacaccttcagtcagctgattctgaaacatgctttaaacttaaaacacctcaaCTCAGTGAGTgatgagagagcagcgcaagagacttaatgatgttgaacaagaggagtgaaatgcagatagagccttcttctgtttaaaaataatatcctgatacaaatgttgttgaatcgattttaatccacccttaatTGTATGGATTTTTTACCGTGTTGCTTACATCTCTAAAATTAGCCTCTTCAAACAAGATGATTGGCTGGGTTAATGTCTGTCTACCTGCCTACTAATGCACACTCCTCACTGTGCACTCACTGCAAATGAGTGGAGTTTTCCTGAAGCTAGCAAGCAAGGCGCACAGGAGTAGTGGAGAGGGCTGGTTGGGTATGATGTAACAACAACAATGCACTTGGCTTCTCTCAAAGCTACTCTCTGGTGGATCAAACTGCACAGATAGGGAGGGAGTGAGAGCTCATGTTTTCAGGGACTTTTTATAGTtagatattttaaaacatggcctactcttttattcttttccaTGTCCCTCTCTCCAGATTGAGTGCTTTAAGAAAATGCAACCTAAATTGCATGGTGTGATCTGCTAAACAGTTCACAGAGCTACATGTCTCTCGCTCAGCTGTTGAATGGGAGGATAGGTCTACTTTTGGTGCACCTAGTAAATAAACCACAATTATTCATAATGCATAACACACATTTAGTAAACTAGAAGCAGTCCTAGGATGACCCACAAATGCATCTCTCTGCAATTAATTCTATACAACAATGTAATCAATGCATTGTCTTCCCCTTGCCCTTGAATGAAACTATCAAAAACGAACACAACGCTCAGTTATGGTTTTGACATTTGACGTTAACTCGTTCAGAGTAATATGAAACATAATACTCCACCTTAAAATTGACCTCAGCTGCCATATAGTGTCCGTAAAATATCGGCACAATGAATTTTCTTTAGTTGAACTACTGCAGTAAAAAGGAAAAGGCTGCAAAGCCTCCCTTATTTTAGTCAAGCTATCACTGTTATCATACCTGAATGATTTGGGAGTTCAGTTAAAcacctgtgtgtttatttattcatttttcctctGATTTAAATTGGACTACTTCATCTTAAAGAGACctcatgaaaaataacagattCAATTTTACTACTTTTACATAATTGAATTCCCAGCAGAAATGCCCACACAAATATTCACCTGAATGAAGGGAATTAAGTGTTAGGTGGACCCCCAGAATCCCCTGCCTCCTTATGTTTAAATTAACCCTAAACTTTGAGTTTGAAAGGAAGTGCTCTTCTAGTTTCCTCGCCCCTTCAAGCAGACGGAGTACACCACTGTCCATTCTTATGTTAAATCCATGTGTGATCAAAATAAGTGCATGCGATTCAATATATGTGATCAGGTCCATATCATAAAAATGTCAATCCAGCCAGACACTCACAGTTGGCAACCCTGATTTATCAATAATGAGATTTGAAGCCACAAgaggtgtaacgattcatctactacatcgatgtattgatttatattcctatgatccgactacatcgatctgtgctcggcaagttggccttcaggacaacatatatcgatctaacatcgttttaaaagggaataaatcgattgtatccatacgaggaaataacacatttgaTTGAAGCACAGCAgcctttatatggatgtggttttttttgcacttttaatgataaagacgttaaatgTTACTCAATTCAGACTGCCTGCCTGTGACGTCATCGCAAcgcaccagcagacaacaaaacacagcatggtggatggcagaggagaagccggcgagacAGAAATGATCTagccaccattgtggtccagcGTGTTGAatcactttggcttttgcaaagacagagatgttctaaGTAAGTCGCtcactgtttgtaggatatgtaaaggtcaagtaaattaccacggcaacaccacaaatctatccaaccacctactaagaaaccatgggatttcacacaacgcagATCGCCCAGGCGCCTTTTGGAGCgttcctgctgcagcagcagcagcgcgaggtaacatcagctctgcagaagcctcagacctcgtttgtttatatccataattaatttatacccGATTctcttacaagaaacaacaggactctaggactgtccagtatcaatgttacaatgttacaatgtcatttagcagacgcttttatccaaagcggcgtacatacgagaacaagaacaacacaagcaaagatctagacaagaggaaacaagatcaatacgagtaacaaagtgcttcaagtcaatttgggtgcaggtactgccaagcagtgtaaaggcaatgcacaaaaataaataaggatattttttttgtaaaataaggaacatctacaatgatgcaaccaaaccatttaagaccttccattatcatcatcaacaattaacatcaccacgataatgaccaaagtaccaagtgctgggtcactccagacctgaacacagattcccagagtagagcaggacagtgcgagtcaattgtagctggacgacatggtctgccactggggacaacagtggagaacagtctagctaagtgcacagtgcttcctaaagagctgggtctttagctgtcttttaaaagtagagagggactctgcagatcaaatggagttgaccagttcattccaccatttaggggcaacagaagagaagagtcaagCTAgggattttgaggccttgtgtgctggaagcactaggcgcttttcagaggctgagcgtagcgggtgagaagggcagtagacctggatgaggggttccaggtaaactggagcggttttggtgactgctttgtaagtcatgattagagttttgtatctgatgcgagctgtaTCAACgtttttatttcagtcactctggttgaatttttagctgaaaagttactgaatcgatttcaagtcactgaatcatttcagatcgtatcgttctaaatgaaccaatatcgtcctttaattgTATCTGCAACCACAAATAGTGATATGAACCATTGTtgaaaagaatcgttacacccctagaaGCCACCATCCCAAAAAAAAGTCACAGTTTCATGGTAAACATCAATATGTGGAGAGTTGTTGTTATATTTTCAGATCAAGACATCATAAGAAGTTGTTGAGACCATAACATCCCAGTTGTACCTTAGCAAACAGTTCCTGTTGTTGTCTGAGCAGCTCTTCCTCCGGGATGCCCAGGTTCTCCAGGCGAGAGCTCGCCTTCCTCCTTTTCAGGGCGACAGTTTTACACTCCTGTAGGACATCCTTCACCTCTGTGATGTATGAAGCGAACCCCAGACTCTCCAGGGCTGTAGCATGAaaacaagaggcaaagagagcAAAATAATCACACTGCATGGCGTGGACACGGACACACCCCCTTCTATACTCCTCAATTTACTAAACGTGGAGCAGGACTCACCGTTGATGACATGCTCAGGAGAGATGGTCTTCTTGTCGGACTTGTTGCATATCTCATTGGCTTCAGAGGAGATGAGGTGTATGAACTCTGTACAACAGTTCACCACCAGCTCTCTGGCGTCGTTAGCCACCCTGACGTTAGGGAGAGTTTCTTTAATCATCTTGTTGATGGCTGCTCTGGGGATGGTGAGGTCGTCGTCGTTTCCAGAGGAAGAAGCCATCGTGGCAGACAAGATCACCCAAACCACGCAATAATAACAGCTCCGAGTGTGGACTGAGATGTAGAATATCTCAGCAGACTATCACAGGTGGGTTTAAGTTTGTGGAGTGTGGGTTAAATACTCAGTCAAGGCGACTGATTGAAAAGTCAACCACAATAAAGTCGTTTCCTGAAACTTAGACTGCTTAGTCTGCTAAAAGCGGATATCTCTCCGTGCTTCAGCACATGAGGACCGCTCGTGTTGAGATGTTGAAAGTGCCAGGTActtcagagacagaaacacgcataagcacaataaataaatgtgaatacTTTAGAGAAACTAAGCTATCTTCCACGCTAGGTGTCAGCTGTGGTCTCTGTCGACAGTTAGCCGTTAGACAGCAGACCCTCAGAGCATGcctaatgctaagctaacaatGAACTGTGAGCCATATGTGGCTAAATTACCGACAGGGTGGACATCACGAGTGGAATAAAGTCTCCAAAAACACAGCAATATACTTCTCATCGCATCGACTTACTTGATTCAAAAGTATTTGAAGCTACAAAGAGTGAACTTAAATGTTAAAGTATTCAGAAACATTAGCTTAGCGGTAGTTCGATTTAACCGGAAACAACGTCACGCAAAGGGCCGGATGTGTCGTCATCTAGTGGCACATGAGGTCACCTTGCTGGTGTTCAGCGCCACCTACTGTTCTCCCAGCGTGTATTaaatacctgtttttatggttaCACGTTTTTATTACAGCTGGCTTTAATAAAACAGTTTGGTACTTTTCatttgttattatatttatatgttgttGAATCTTTCTGTTCGATTTCAGTTCATTTCTTACTATTTTAatgctggtttgtttgttttgctgagcttaggtttttattgtttttaagaaGCTtagttttcattagttttgtgtgtgtgtgcaatatGGGATACTTGTCATTAGAAACAAAAGGGCCTGTCAAGCaacactttctttttgttttaacaaCTGCACTCTGCCATACGAGCTGCAAATGTTCTGGTTGACCAGCCACTTGCTGCCCATCCAGCTGTGGTAATTATTAagaaaattttacttttacccAAAGGATGTCTCACTGTTTTATAATATGCTGTTAGAACAGACCATGGACTgtggaacaaacacaaactccatTAGCAATTATATCTAAATGGAATAAAGAGTCATTtaatcctttatttatttattcatttattcatgcaATCTGCCTATATATTTTCCTGACTTACTGtaaatttcaaaaaaatgtcTTACAGGTATATTTCTGATCAAATACCCATGTGGGGGGTGAGATGTGGGGGGGTGGATCATAAAAACGGATCATTTGTAGGCTTTATGTTGTCATTTTTGTTCACCTATGCATTGTCATCATTACAATGCAATGACTGAATGAATTGTACTGACGGAATATATTGGACAATGTACACCGGCAAAATCAGTCAGAaattaataaaaagtgaaataaataaataaataaataaataaataaataaataaataaacaaaagggcCTGAAAAAGTATTGTGTAATTAAAAACCataccttttttaaattatttatgtaaCCACAAGATATAGTCAGCGAGTTATTTCCTTACAgagtcttgtttttattattttgacaagtatttgcctttatttagaTAGTTTTTAATAACCAAATCTGCCAACGCAAAGGATGATGTCATTTTTGTTCCCTGTTACTTAAACCCTTACAcggttgtttgtttacagagtAAAGACCTTTTGTTCAGCTGTACGCTGCATGCATGACAGGAAAGTGAGTTTTCTCTTTGTAACACCAGGGGGCACTAAGCACCTGATCAATCATTAGTCTGACATGAATCACATGAAGGTAGCAGGCGAGTGTGATGCACAAGGAAGGGGACTAAGGTGCTTTTGTAAGATGAAGTGTGTAatcatgtttgttgttttaatctgGAAATAAATCAACTTGATGGTATTGACTGGACATTGGATTTATTATTGGAAAAATAGGAACAGGGCATTTGTGAAGTCTGTTCaaagtatttttatatttgacaAAATGTTAAGTCCATGTGATGCAAGGCTCAGATCAAACAGCTGAATCCCACATCTGCTCATGTGTGAATAGCCTACATAACCCGCTGTCCCCAAAACAAAGCCTACTGTATGTCTGACAACGCAggttttaaagaaataacatgGATGTCTGGGATAAACTTATCTTAAAGCTCCCGTAAGGAGTTTTTAGTtggctatgaaacagactgatattagTACTGAGGCTTCAGTATgacctgcaaaaacaaataagACCATCAGTAACAAGACTGATCATTTCTAGATTGTAACTTTTTATGGACCTATGTAACAGATAGGTGTCAGACAACGTAAGTAACAGTTACCACTAAAACAGCCTTTTTAACAAACATTCAGGGTTtgatgaataaagaaagaaggattaGATATTTGAGTCCAAATCActtcttacacatgtacagaacaagatcagAAACAATATAAGAtgtgctttgtccacagggcgTGCCACACTGCTCATACGCTTAAGGATCCCTaataggagctttaatgtcttaaattgtttatactgtcttcaatcaatcaatcaatcaatcaatcaatctttatttgtatagcgccaaatcacaacaaacgttatctcaagatgcttttacaaacatagcaggtctagaccgtactctatgttctgttattaataaagactcaacatcaagacaggataagactcagtcttatctcatcttaatccaccatgagcattgcaccttgcagtatttagctagttacagcgggaAGGAAAAACttacttttaacaggcagaaacctcgagcagaaccagtgTGTCAgagcgccagttcccccggcagtctaagcctatagcagcatagagcgggtcaaagcctgagcgagctctaactataagctttatcaaaaggaaagtttgaaggctactcttaaaagtggagagggtgtcttgcctcctggaccctaactggtagatgattccaaaggagagggcctgataactgaaggctctacctcccactacttttagagactttagttaggaccagcaggcctgcatgtttggaacgtagtgttctagaggggtaatagggcattatgagctctttaagatacaagtgtgtctgaccattaagagctctGTAGGtcaaaagaaggattttaaattatattctagattttattgggagtcagtgtagagaagctaacactggagagatgtgctctcccttcctagttctagtcaatactcgagctgcagtgttttgaactagctgaagagtctttagagacttattggggcaacctgataaaagggaattacagtaatctaacctggagggaaCAAATGCATgtactagtttttctgcgtcgctctgagacaggattgtctaattttagaaatattgcgaaAGTGAAAAAAGCTGACCTTGAAATTTGCTGAAACTGGGAGTTGAAGGACAAATCTTGATTAATAGGGCTCCCAGATTCcaagcagaggtgctggatgccagactaatgccttCTAAGGTAGTTATATTATTAGGAAAAGTCTTAAAGTGAGTAAGGCAGCCTCACTATCTGAATAATCAGAATACTAAATCTTAAAACCTCGACCTTGACTCTGCCCTTCACAGTTCTGCTTACAGCTTCCATTTATGTAACATGGGGCTTGAAGGATTAACGAGTTAAGAGAGATATAGTGGTTGGCTGAATGTTCCAGGGTGTGGTTGATACCTGGAGCAGAAGTACACAGACACATATAGAATAACACTCCATTTTTACGTGATCTACATctgtcatatttttatttctccttAATAACCCTTGTTCAACTTTGCAAGGAGAGTAGTCTTCAAGCTTCAAATATTACAAGAGAGAATTACAGCAGCTCTCCACATGAATTAATATATCTCACAAATACTCAAACTAAGATTTGCAGGCTGTTAGTTGTTCTTGTCCTTCTCCAACGTAAAGCTCTTCCGACTTCTCCAGCGCAGAAGTTTGATGAAGTTCAGACTGGCGCTAAAAACCTTGTCATGTTCAAACACCATTTTGTAAAAGGTGTCTATTGGGAGGTCACCGTTAGGGTCAGCGTACTTGAGTGTGGTCATAGGGGTGTACAATGTGTTTGTCTGATGACGGAAAGGGGGATTATCCATGGTGATGATCTTGAGAGTGTGctaagtgg
The genomic region above belongs to Notolabrus celidotus isolate fNotCel1 chromosome 2, fNotCel1.pri, whole genome shotgun sequence and contains:
- the dr1 gene encoding protein Dr1, with the translated sequence MASSSGNDDDLTIPRAAINKMIKETLPNVRVANDARELVVNCCTEFIHLISSEANEICNKSDKKTISPEHVINALESLGFASYITEVKDVLQECKTVALKRRKASSRLENLGIPEEELLRQQQELFAKARQQQAELAQQEWLQMQQAAQQAQMAAASASAAQQAGSSQDEDEEDDM